The following are encoded together in the Sandaracinaceae bacterium genome:
- a CDS encoding hemolysin III family protein: MAKSFVAPIHAIAGFAEPLASCSHLAAALVALLLTYPLIRAGRTPAARVGIGVFSLGSVFLFAMSGTYHLLPMQTVARAVLLRLDHAAIWVMIAGTITALQMTSVTGVWRWAMTGVTWAAAITGLVLKTVYFHQFSEGAGLALYLGLGWLGSISFWRLVKLQGFDLAKPILLGGLVYTLGAIIDFAAPAHLVPGIVGPHELFHVAVMAGAALHAFGIHRLAREVHLPELSRAVV; the protein is encoded by the coding sequence ATGGCCAAGTCCTTCGTCGCGCCCATCCACGCCATCGCCGGCTTCGCGGAGCCGCTCGCGTCGTGCTCACACCTGGCCGCGGCGCTGGTGGCGCTGCTGCTGACGTACCCGCTCATCCGCGCGGGCCGCACGCCCGCCGCGCGCGTGGGCATCGGCGTCTTCTCGCTGGGGTCGGTCTTCCTCTTCGCCATGAGCGGCACGTACCACCTGCTGCCCATGCAGACCGTGGCGCGCGCCGTGCTCCTGCGCCTCGATCACGCCGCCATCTGGGTGATGATCGCGGGCACCATCACGGCGTTGCAGATGACGTCGGTCACGGGCGTCTGGCGCTGGGCCATGACCGGCGTCACCTGGGCGGCGGCCATCACGGGCCTGGTGCTCAAGACGGTCTACTTCCACCAGTTCTCCGAGGGGGCGGGCCTCGCGCTCTACCTGGGCCTCGGTTGGCTCGGGTCCATCAGCTTCTGGCGCCTGGTGAAGCTGCAGGGCTTCGACCTGGCCAAGCCCATCCTGCTGGGCGGCCTGGTCTACACCCTCGGCGCCATCATCGACTTCGCCGCCCCCGCACATCTGGTCCCCGGCATCGTAGGCCCGCACGAGCTGTTCCACGTGGCCGTGATGGCCGGCGCCGCGCTCCACGCCTTCGGCATCCACCGGCTGGCCCGCGAGGTGCACCTCCCTGAGCTGAGCCGCGCGGTGGTGTAG
- a CDS encoding metallophosphoesterase, protein MRTIAIGDPQAPFVTFLGVLQHHRLLGADGRLRADVHLVSMGDHFDFGKPDVREQATADGEAILRWLADHSPEQVTILLGNHDLARVCELRGYSDEAFGLAHTEARALYEAKADEAEFLTRHPSVPDSEALARDYSCFSVSQRELVTELLRSGRFRLSAHHAGMLLVHAGVTREDLAAVGIEATHAVAVSDALNALLDARVAAWTTGPLDLWPLHQPGSAARGEGRGVLYQRPCDPAVEDPRKLDGPPRRRFDPRQLPDAFAQVIGHIRDGKCRELMPAWCEPGPALDATLRSLTVSGDGVRYEPRCNPDARLYFTDAGMLHVPPESYPLLDLDTRQPLEPMR, encoded by the coding sequence GTGCGGACCATCGCCATTGGTGACCCCCAGGCTCCCTTCGTCACGTTCCTGGGCGTCCTGCAGCACCATCGGCTGCTCGGTGCGGATGGCCGGCTGCGGGCGGACGTGCACCTGGTGTCGATGGGCGACCACTTCGACTTCGGCAAGCCGGACGTGCGCGAGCAAGCCACCGCCGACGGGGAGGCCATCCTGCGCTGGCTGGCCGACCACTCGCCCGAACAGGTGACCATCCTGCTGGGCAACCACGACCTGGCGCGCGTGTGCGAGCTGCGTGGCTACAGCGACGAGGCGTTCGGGCTGGCTCACACCGAGGCGCGCGCGCTGTACGAAGCCAAGGCGGACGAGGCCGAGTTCCTGACGCGTCACCCCTCCGTGCCGGACAGCGAGGCGCTGGCGCGGGACTACTCGTGCTTCAGCGTCTCCCAGCGCGAGCTGGTGACCGAGCTGTTGCGTAGCGGCCGCTTTCGGCTCTCGGCGCACCACGCGGGGATGTTGCTCGTGCACGCGGGGGTCACTCGCGAAGACCTCGCTGCGGTGGGCATCGAGGCCACCCACGCAGTGGCCGTGTCGGATGCGCTCAACGCGTTGTTGGATGCGCGTGTGGCGGCGTGGACGACTGGCCCGCTGGACCTCTGGCCGCTGCACCAGCCTGGCTCGGCGGCGCGTGGGGAAGGGCGCGGCGTGCTGTATCAGCGCCCGTGCGACCCCGCGGTGGAGGACCCGCGCAAGCTCGACGGGCCACCGCGCCGGCGCTTCGACCCACGCCAGCTGCCCGACGCCTTCGCGCAGGTCATTGGGCACATTCGCGACGGGAAGTGCCGCGAGCTCATGCCGGCTTGGTGCGAGCCCGGTCCGGCCCTTGACGCCACGCTGCGCTCACTCACGGTGAGCGGCGACGGCGTGCGCTACGAGCCGCGCTGCAACCCGGACGCGCGGCTGTATTTCACCGACGCGGGCATGCTGCACGTGCCCCCGGAGAGCTACCCATTGCTCGACCTCGACACGCGGCAGCCGCTAGAGCCCATGCGCTGA
- a CDS encoding helix-turn-helix domain-containing protein codes for MRAGAMLTTTEAAALAAVAPSTIKRWADQGLLAYSRTVGGHRRFERAAVERLLRESMPSAVVGAGDDLPEDGWVRCLIDGPRYELDGRLLEARARLGRWCDVADEVALALHQLGKAWERGLISIADEHVASDNLTRALARVGDTLPSRLHGPRCLLACAGDDEHTLGLSLAELCLREVGWVPIWLGRRTPLGEVARLVVEGDVDLVSLCASEVSRDARALAALETELGAVCREHEVGLVLGGAGSWPTAPVQGVRVQSFAAFRELLVGREVVT; via the coding sequence ATGCGAGCTGGGGCCATGCTCACCACCACCGAAGCTGCCGCGCTCGCCGCCGTGGCCCCCTCGACCATCAAGCGCTGGGCGGACCAGGGGCTGCTGGCGTACTCGCGCACGGTGGGAGGTCACCGACGTTTCGAGCGCGCCGCCGTGGAGCGCCTCCTGCGCGAGAGCATGCCCAGCGCCGTGGTGGGCGCCGGAGACGACCTGCCCGAAGACGGCTGGGTGCGCTGCTTGATCGACGGACCGCGCTACGAGCTCGACGGACGCCTGCTGGAGGCGCGCGCACGGCTGGGGCGCTGGTGCGACGTGGCCGACGAGGTGGCCCTCGCGCTGCACCAGCTGGGCAAGGCCTGGGAACGTGGCCTCATCAGCATCGCGGACGAGCACGTGGCGTCGGACAACCTGACGCGGGCCCTCGCGCGGGTGGGCGACACGCTGCCCTCGCGGTTGCACGGGCCACGCTGCCTGCTGGCCTGCGCGGGAGACGACGAGCACACGCTCGGGCTGTCGTTGGCGGAGCTGTGCCTGCGCGAGGTGGGCTGGGTGCCCATCTGGCTGGGGCGCCGCACTCCGCTCGGCGAGGTGGCGCGCTTGGTGGTGGAAGGCGACGTGGACCTGGTGTCGCTGTGCGCGTCCGAAGTGAGCCGTGATGCGCGCGCCCTGGCCGCCCTCGAGACCGAGCTGGGCGCGGTGTGCCGCGAGCACGAGGTGGGGCTGGTGTTGGGTGGCGCGGGCAGCTGGCCCACCGCGCCCGTGCAGGGCGTGCGCGTCCAGTCGTTCGCAGCGTTTCGTGAGCTGCTGGTCGGCCGCGAGGTCGTCACCTGA
- a CDS encoding NAD(P)H-binding protein yields MLLTGATGFVGGAVRPALEAAGWKVRCLTRDVARASAREPEVAWVQGDLGDADSCARALAGCDAALYLVHGMGEGADYHEREVQAAKGFARAAAEAGVQRIVYLGGVAPSGDGGSEHLRSRRDVGEALRGGSVTTVELRASMIVGRGSLSWLMVRDLAARLPFMVLPRWLASRTEPVAIHDVVLALVNALELPLAESAWFDIPGPEVLSGKEILDRSAEAIGVGRPLTLAVPLLSPRLSSHWVRFVTRAEWAVAREIVVGLTEDLLAHDQRFWELTQHPPRATFTQAAERALEAEQADGRLPGFWGAVERARRRDPLEKLAWLFVALWLVAACSTHAVGIWWGFGVAAVVLGGTALRLDPQARASLLPTVTQLLLGTAAGGVMVAATYVVYPLFTRVAPFLAQDTAALYAAFRAAPPVIATLVLLPAILGEELVWRGVVQRSLEQRLGMWRGCGATAVLYAFALVPLGLPVLALAALLCGLVWGGLRAASGSLVAPLVAHVLWDLFVLLFLPLDAP; encoded by the coding sequence GTGCTGCTGACGGGCGCCACCGGCTTCGTGGGTGGCGCCGTGCGGCCGGCGCTCGAGGCCGCCGGGTGGAAGGTGCGCTGCCTGACGCGCGACGTGGCGCGGGCCAGCGCGCGCGAGCCAGAGGTGGCGTGGGTGCAGGGCGACCTCGGCGACGCGGACTCTTGCGCCCGGGCGCTCGCGGGCTGCGACGCGGCGCTCTACCTGGTGCACGGCATGGGCGAGGGCGCGGACTACCACGAGCGCGAGGTGCAGGCCGCCAAGGGCTTCGCGCGCGCGGCGGCCGAGGCGGGGGTTCAGCGCATCGTCTACTTGGGTGGCGTGGCGCCCAGCGGTGACGGCGGCTCCGAGCACCTGCGCAGCCGGCGCGACGTGGGCGAGGCGCTGCGCGGGGGCAGCGTCACCACCGTGGAGCTGCGCGCCAGCATGATCGTGGGGCGCGGTAGCTTGAGCTGGCTGATGGTGCGCGACCTGGCCGCGCGCTTGCCGTTCATGGTGCTGCCGCGCTGGCTCGCGTCGCGCACCGAGCCCGTGGCCATTCACGACGTGGTGCTGGCGCTGGTGAACGCGCTCGAGCTGCCGCTCGCCGAGAGCGCGTGGTTCGACATCCCGGGCCCGGAGGTGTTGTCGGGCAAGGAGATCCTGGACCGCAGCGCCGAGGCCATTGGAGTGGGCCGGCCGCTCACGCTGGCGGTGCCCTTGCTGTCACCGCGCCTGTCGTCGCACTGGGTGCGCTTCGTGACGCGCGCCGAGTGGGCGGTGGCCCGCGAGATCGTGGTGGGGCTCACCGAGGACCTGCTGGCGCACGACCAGCGCTTCTGGGAGCTGACGCAACACCCCCCGCGCGCCACCTTCACGCAGGCGGCAGAGCGCGCGCTCGAAGCCGAACAAGCGGATGGACGCCTGCCCGGCTTCTGGGGCGCCGTGGAGCGCGCGCGGCGGCGCGACCCGCTCGAGAAGCTGGCGTGGCTGTTCGTTGCGCTGTGGCTGGTGGCGGCGTGCAGCACGCACGCGGTGGGCATCTGGTGGGGCTTCGGTGTGGCGGCGGTGGTGCTGGGCGGAACGGCGCTGCGGCTCGATCCGCAGGCGCGCGCGAGCCTTCTGCCCACGGTGACGCAGCTGCTGCTGGGCACGGCCGCGGGCGGCGTCATGGTTGCGGCCACCTATGTGGTGTATCCGCTCTTCACGCGGGTGGCGCCCTTCCTCGCACAGGACACGGCCGCGCTCTACGCCGCCTTCCGGGCCGCGCCGCCGGTGATCGCCACGCTGGTGCTGCTGCCCGCGATCCTGGGCGAGGAGCTGGTCTGGCGTGGGGTGGTGCAGCGCTCGCTCGAGCAGCGCCTCGGCATGTGGCGTGGCTGCGGCGCGACGGCGGTGCTGTATGCGTTCGCGCTCGTGCCGCTCGGCTTGCCCGTGCTGGCGCTGGCGGCGCTGCTCTGCGGCCTCGTATGGGGTGGCTTGCGCGCGGCGTCGGGCAGCCTGGTCGCGCCGCTGGTGGCCCACGTGCTCTGGGATCTCTTCGTCCTGCTCTTCCTGCCGCTGGACGCACCATGA
- a CDS encoding SRPBCC family protein — MAHYITSVSTPLSPEEAFAYMADVRNFAAWDPGVTRAVRVKGDGQSVGSAYDLTVKAGGTTVMRYVVKAYEAPRRVFLVSRTTFFVSEDEIRVEPSGTGSVVTYDAILTLRGPLGLFDPLLRLAFGRIGDRAAAGMRKALRGTEVVA; from the coding sequence ATGGCTCACTACATCACGTCCGTCTCCACGCCGCTCTCACCCGAAGAGGCCTTCGCCTACATGGCCGACGTCCGAAACTTCGCGGCGTGGGACCCGGGCGTCACGCGTGCCGTGCGGGTGAAGGGCGACGGCCAGAGCGTGGGCTCGGCCTACGACCTCACCGTGAAGGCCGGCGGCACCACCGTGATGCGCTACGTGGTGAAGGCCTACGAGGCCCCGCGGCGCGTGTTCCTGGTGTCGCGCACCACGTTCTTCGTGTCCGAAGACGAGATCCGGGTGGAGCCCTCCGGCACCGGCTCGGTGGTGACCTACGACGCCATCCTCACGCTGCGCGGGCCGCTCGGGCTGTTCGACCCGCTGCTGCGCCTGGCCTTCGGGCGCATCGGGGACCGCGCCGCCGCGGGCATGCGCAAGGCCCTGCGCGGCACCGAGGTGGTGGCATGA
- a CDS encoding SDR family NAD(P)-dependent oxidoreductase, which yields MSSAGRVADGVDAALEWSIGGSFTRVGSAVRRRLDHWESLEGTDLTGRVIVITGATSGLGLEAARSFARMGATLTLIGRNPSKLARTCAELRASTGNTHIHELVADTGDLAALQRAATQLRVLYPQIHVLIHNAGALDDVRNESPEGTELTVASQVVGPVLLTELLLPALRAAKGARVLWVSSGGMYSEPLSVAKLEMTPADYDGVKAYARAKRAQVTLTEMYAERLRADGIVVHAMHPGWADTPGVARSLPMFRRVVGPLLRTPAEGADTLVWLAVNDSEVLAESGLFWLDRRPRPIHRFAHTRRSDTPEERAKLLAWVRGKAGLTG from the coding sequence ATGAGCAGCGCGGGCCGCGTGGCCGACGGCGTGGACGCGGCGCTCGAGTGGAGCATCGGCGGCAGCTTCACGCGCGTGGGCTCGGCCGTGCGCCGGCGGCTCGACCACTGGGAGTCGCTCGAGGGCACGGACCTCACGGGCCGCGTCATCGTGATCACGGGCGCCACGTCTGGCCTGGGGCTCGAGGCCGCCCGCAGCTTCGCGCGCATGGGGGCCACGCTCACGCTCATCGGGCGCAACCCCAGCAAGCTGGCCCGCACCTGCGCCGAGCTGCGCGCCAGCACTGGCAACACGCACATCCACGAGCTCGTGGCCGACACGGGGGACCTCGCGGCGCTGCAGCGCGCCGCCACGCAGCTGCGCGTGCTCTACCCGCAGATCCACGTGCTCATCCACAACGCCGGCGCGCTCGACGACGTGCGCAACGAGAGCCCCGAGGGCACCGAGCTCACGGTGGCGAGCCAGGTGGTGGGGCCCGTGCTGCTCACCGAGCTGCTGCTGCCCGCGCTGCGTGCGGCGAAGGGCGCGCGCGTGCTGTGGGTGTCCTCGGGCGGCATGTACAGCGAGCCGCTCTCCGTGGCCAAGCTGGAGATGACGCCCGCCGACTACGACGGCGTGAAGGCCTACGCGCGGGCCAAGCGCGCGCAGGTGACGCTCACGGAGATGTACGCCGAGCGCCTGCGCGCCGACGGCATCGTGGTGCACGCCATGCACCCGGGCTGGGCCGACACGCCGGGGGTGGCGCGCTCGCTGCCCATGTTCCGGCGCGTGGTGGGGCCGCTGCTGCGCACACCGGCCGAGGGCGCCGACACGCTCGTGTGGCTGGCCGTGAACGATAGCGAGGTGCTCGCCGAGAGCGGCCTGTTCTGGCTCGACCGCCGGCCACGCCCGATTCACCGCTTTGCCCACACGCGCCGCTCCGATACGCCGGAGGAGCGTGCGAAGCTGCTGGCGTGGGTGCGCGGCAAGGCCGGGCTCACGGGCTGA
- a CDS encoding GMC family oxidoreductase, which yields MSYLSARDHRGSLILDCDVVVVGSGASGAVVATELAESGQRVIVLEEGAHVPHAEYGKMRVSESLRHIWRDGGMTIAIPLGDSPAINVTMGKVVGGSSVLTGGVCFRLPGRILHEWQRHHGLPEYTEESMEEATQAVERHCHIETVPTAMRSRATTLFDEGARKRGFELKPLRRNTKDCKGCGRCNFGCPEGAKLSVDLSYLPRGVKAGATVYSHCVVNKVLSRGGRAVGVTGRILNGPNGTLGSELTVHARRVVLACSAWYTPLILERSGVGKQSKVLGKRMTLHPGFRMMARFDEDVRGWHGAMQSAFSDAFEEAGATLVSVFIPPSVIAATMPGIGPAHHERAQQLPNIAMFGGMIHDEGGGTVRRGFGREPIVTYRMAREDRPKVSATVRALGETYLAAGAKEVFPPLLGLPGGLSADAFRKLDLDAIPMSRFETSSQHPLGTARMGKDPVNAVVDADGRAFDMEELYVVDGSVLPTSLGVNPQLSIMSIATRLAWRMRDRPLRPL from the coding sequence ATGAGCTACCTGAGCGCACGCGACCATCGCGGCTCGTTGATCTTGGACTGCGATGTGGTGGTGGTGGGCTCCGGCGCGAGCGGCGCCGTGGTGGCCACCGAGCTGGCGGAGTCGGGGCAGCGCGTGATCGTGCTGGAGGAGGGCGCGCACGTGCCCCACGCCGAGTACGGGAAGATGCGCGTGAGCGAGTCCTTGCGGCACATCTGGCGCGACGGCGGCATGACCATCGCCATCCCGCTCGGCGACTCGCCGGCCATCAACGTAACCATGGGCAAGGTGGTGGGTGGCTCTTCCGTGCTCACGGGCGGGGTCTGCTTCCGCCTGCCGGGGCGCATCCTGCACGAGTGGCAGAGGCACCACGGGCTGCCCGAGTACACCGAGGAGTCCATGGAGGAGGCCACGCAGGCCGTGGAGCGGCACTGCCACATCGAGACGGTGCCCACCGCCATGCGCTCGCGCGCCACCACGCTGTTCGACGAGGGCGCGCGCAAGCGGGGCTTCGAGCTGAAGCCGCTGCGCCGCAACACGAAGGACTGCAAGGGCTGCGGGCGCTGCAACTTCGGCTGCCCCGAAGGCGCGAAGCTGAGCGTGGACCTGAGCTACCTGCCGCGCGGCGTGAAGGCCGGCGCCACGGTCTACTCGCACTGCGTGGTGAACAAGGTACTGAGCCGTGGTGGCCGCGCCGTGGGCGTGACGGGCCGCATCTTGAACGGCCCCAACGGGACCCTGGGCAGCGAGCTCACCGTGCACGCGCGGCGCGTGGTGCTGGCCTGCAGCGCTTGGTACACGCCGCTGATCCTCGAGCGCAGCGGCGTGGGCAAGCAGAGCAAGGTGCTGGGCAAGCGCATGACGCTGCATCCCGGCTTCCGCATGATGGCGCGCTTCGACGAAGACGTGCGCGGCTGGCACGGCGCCATGCAGTCGGCCTTCAGCGACGCCTTCGAGGAAGCGGGCGCCACGCTGGTGAGCGTGTTCATCCCGCCGAGCGTGATCGCCGCCACCATGCCCGGCATCGGGCCCGCACATCACGAGCGCGCCCAGCAGCTGCCCAACATCGCCATGTTCGGCGGCATGATCCACGACGAGGGCGGCGGCACCGTGCGGCGCGGCTTCGGGCGCGAGCCCATCGTGACGTACCGCATGGCGCGCGAAGACCGGCCCAAGGTCTCGGCCACCGTGCGGGCGCTCGGTGAGACGTACCTCGCCGCGGGCGCCAAGGAGGTGTTCCCGCCGCTGCTGGGCTTGCCCGGTGGGCTCAGCGCGGACGCGTTCCGCAAGCTGGACCTCGACGCCATCCCCATGAGCCGCTTCGAGACATCGTCGCAGCACCCGCTCGGCACCGCGCGCATGGGCAAGGACCCGGTCAACGCGGTGGTGGACGCCGACGGGCGCGCCTTCGACATGGAGGAGCTCTACGTGGTGGACGGCTCGGTGCTGCCCACGAGCCTCGGCGTGAACCCGCAGCTCTCCATCATGTCCATCGCCACGCGCCTGGCGTGGCGCATGCGCGACCGCCCGCTGCGCCCGCTCTGA
- a CDS encoding OmpA family protein, which translates to MLRAACVLCSVLLVAGCGAAVAPAPDPIPPPADRDEDRIADASDACPAEPEDEDDTDDADGCPDPDNDHDGLLDESDLCPNDPEDMDAYQDADGCPDPDNDQDRIVDVSDQCPCIPEVFNGYEDEDGCPDRGNILLIDERLFILDKVFFARRSAVPDTRSTPIIEAVAATLLHNPQLTLVEVAGHASRDEPGAQALSEARAVAVRDALVVAGVDAARLVARGHGSAQPLVPGRSREANEQNRRVEFVILEPPQGPNAERRQAPLPGPVPGCPEVGPGG; encoded by the coding sequence ATGCTTCGCGCAGCGTGCGTCCTTTGCTCTGTCTTGCTGGTGGCTGGCTGCGGTGCCGCCGTGGCGCCTGCCCCGGACCCGATCCCGCCGCCGGCCGACCGCGACGAGGACCGCATCGCGGATGCGTCCGACGCGTGCCCTGCGGAACCGGAAGACGAAGACGACACCGACGACGCCGATGGCTGCCCGGACCCCGACAACGATCATGACGGCCTGCTCGACGAGTCCGACCTCTGTCCCAACGACCCGGAAGACATGGACGCCTACCAGGATGCCGACGGCTGCCCCGACCCGGACAACGACCAAGACCGCATCGTGGATGTCAGCGACCAGTGCCCGTGCATCCCCGAGGTTTTCAACGGCTACGAAGACGAGGACGGCTGCCCCGACCGCGGCAACATCCTACTGATCGATGAGCGGCTCTTCATCCTCGACAAGGTCTTCTTCGCCCGCCGCAGCGCCGTGCCGGACACGCGCAGCACACCCATCATCGAGGCCGTGGCCGCCACGCTGCTCCACAACCCGCAGCTCACGCTGGTGGAGGTGGCCGGCCACGCATCCCGCGACGAGCCCGGCGCGCAGGCGCTCAGCGAGGCCCGCGCGGTGGCGGTGCGCGACGCGCTCGTGGTCGCAGGCGTGGACGCCGCGCGACTTGTGGCGCGGGGGCACGGCAGCGCGCAGCCCCTGGTGCCCGGCCGCAGCCGCGAGGCCAACGAGCAGAACCGGCGCGTGGAATTCGTGATCCTCGAGCCTCCCCAGGGGCCGAATGCCGAACGGCGGCAGGCACCGCTGCCCGGGCCTGTGCCGGGCTGCCCGGAGGTGGGGCCTGGGGGGTGA
- a CDS encoding wax ester/triacylglycerol synthase family O-acyltransferase: MTPVATLDAAMLIAETAEMPLHNLGVLRFEPPPEPAQSAFESMRAMIGARLHRVPAFRHKLVQGPLRLGDLQWVEDAEVDLGRHLFRTRLPSPGGEAELRAFVGDYAARLLPRDKPLWEVALVEGLASGELVAVAKIHHATMDGSKLAALLGDLFDHSPSETALPPAPQVQHGSRDPGVVRLALTGARSLAAKPGRVTHAAVDVASALMRRRGAASGSGMPSDVASFRVPPTPWGGALSRQRVVALAHVSLNDVRAIGAAFDATVNDVVLAAAASTLRRWLVARGTLPSSALIANVPVALRDESGDHAGNHVSMLRVHLPMDELDPVGRLRRIQAETSRGKRKHRKTGPNPYLRLADLVLALTVPRALSAAVAFYARHRVADLHPALWNVVISNVPGPRAPLYCHGARLACIYPLGPVQHGSGLNLTVMSTGEQLGLGVLACGERVSHVDDIALGFVDEVASLLAAARRTNAPTG, from the coding sequence ATGACCCCGGTCGCCACGCTCGACGCTGCGATGCTGATCGCGGAGACGGCCGAGATGCCGCTCCACAACCTGGGGGTGCTGCGGTTCGAGCCGCCGCCCGAACCCGCTCAGTCGGCGTTCGAGTCGATGCGCGCGATGATCGGCGCCCGGCTCCACCGCGTGCCCGCGTTCCGACACAAGCTGGTGCAGGGGCCGCTCCGTCTGGGTGACCTGCAGTGGGTCGAGGACGCCGAGGTGGACCTGGGTCGCCACCTCTTCCGGACGCGGCTGCCGAGCCCGGGCGGGGAGGCGGAGCTCCGCGCGTTCGTCGGCGACTACGCGGCGCGCTTGCTCCCCCGTGACAAGCCGCTGTGGGAGGTGGCGCTCGTCGAGGGGCTGGCCTCGGGCGAGCTCGTCGCAGTGGCCAAGATTCACCACGCCACGATGGACGGCTCGAAGCTGGCGGCGCTGCTCGGTGACCTCTTCGACCACAGCCCGAGTGAAACAGCCTTGCCCCCAGCGCCGCAGGTGCAGCATGGGTCACGCGACCCGGGAGTCGTCCGGCTCGCGCTGACGGGCGCGCGCTCGCTCGCCGCGAAGCCGGGCCGAGTCACACACGCGGCGGTGGACGTAGCCTCCGCCCTGATGCGCAGGAGGGGCGCGGCATCCGGCTCGGGCATGCCCAGCGACGTCGCGAGCTTCCGCGTCCCGCCCACGCCATGGGGCGGCGCGCTCTCCCGCCAGCGCGTGGTGGCGCTCGCTCACGTGAGCCTCAACGACGTGCGTGCGATTGGCGCTGCGTTCGACGCGACCGTGAACGACGTGGTGCTCGCCGCCGCAGCCAGCACGTTGCGCCGCTGGTTGGTCGCGCGCGGCACGCTGCCTTCGAGCGCGCTCATCGCGAACGTCCCGGTGGCGTTACGCGACGAGTCCGGCGACCACGCCGGCAACCACGTCTCGATGCTGCGGGTCCATCTGCCCATGGACGAGCTCGATCCCGTGGGCCGCCTCCGCCGCATCCAGGCGGAGACCAGCCGCGGTAAGCGCAAGCATCGGAAGACGGGCCCGAACCCGTATCTCCGGCTCGCGGATCTGGTGCTCGCGCTCACCGTGCCGCGGGCTCTCAGCGCGGCCGTGGCGTTCTACGCGCGTCATCGCGTGGCGGACCTACACCCCGCGCTCTGGAACGTGGTCATCTCGAACGTGCCCGGTCCGCGTGCACCGCTCTATTGCCATGGGGCTCGTCTCGCATGCATCTATCCCCTCGGGCCGGTGCAGCACGGCTCCGGGCTCAACCTCACCGTGATGAGCACGGGTGAGCAGCTCGGCCTCGGCGTGCTCGCGTGCGGGGAGCGCGTCTCCCACGTGGACGACATCGCGCTGGGCTTCGTGGACGAAGTGGCCAGCCTGCTCGCAGCCGCACGACGCACCAACGCACCGACAGGCTGA
- a CDS encoding tetratricopeptide repeat protein codes for MPAFRSARVPRLLLSLAFGVVPATLTGTPSAVAQQVSPAQAHYRAAVAHKRAGRWAEALTEVDAALALEPTLAAAHLTRGAVLRELNRLDEALAAYRRVAELQPSHADGHAMVGATLVRLQRFEEAVAPLRRAVELRPDDTNSWGNLGVALRRLNRNDEAIAAYQSGLAQVPNDPSLLNNLGVILRNTGRYQEAADLFRRALITQPNDHAMILNLAVALRSLERFDDAIPQYRRAIELNPAYHDAMFDLAACYEQLGRNTEAAEWYQRYITAIGTREPANAQRATTALGRVSR; via the coding sequence ATGCCCGCATTCCGTTCGGCCCGAGTCCCCCGCCTGCTCCTCTCGCTCGCTTTCGGCGTGGTGCCCGCCACGCTGACGGGCACGCCCTCTGCTGTGGCTCAGCAGGTGAGCCCGGCGCAGGCTCACTACCGGGCGGCGGTGGCGCACAAGCGGGCTGGCCGCTGGGCCGAGGCGCTCACCGAGGTGGACGCGGCCCTGGCGCTCGAGCCCACGCTGGCGGCGGCGCACCTCACGCGCGGGGCGGTGCTGCGCGAGCTGAACCGGCTGGATGAGGCCCTGGCCGCGTACCGCCGGGTGGCCGAGCTGCAGCCCTCCCACGCGGACGGGCACGCCATGGTGGGCGCCACGCTGGTGCGCCTGCAACGCTTCGAGGAGGCGGTCGCCCCGCTGCGCCGCGCGGTAGAGCTGCGCCCCGACGACACCAACAGCTGGGGCAACCTGGGCGTGGCCCTGCGCCGGCTCAACCGCAACGACGAGGCCATCGCGGCCTACCAGAGCGGCCTCGCGCAGGTCCCCAACGACCCGAGCCTGCTCAACAACCTGGGCGTCATCCTGCGCAACACGGGGCGCTACCAGGAGGCGGCCGACCTGTTCCGGCGCGCGCTGATCACCCAGCCCAACGACCACGCCATGATCCTGAACCTGGCCGTGGCGCTGCGCTCGCTGGAGCGCTTCGACGATGCCATCCCGCAGTACCGCCGCGCCATCGAGCTGAACCCGGCGTACCACGACGCCATGTTCGACCTGGCCGCCTGCTACGAGCAGCTCGGAAGGAACACCGAGGCCGCCGAGTGGTACCAGCGCTACATCACGGCCATCGGCACGCGGGAGCCTGCGAACGCGCAGCGCGCCACCACGGCGCTGGGCCGCGTCAGCCGGTAG